In Candidatus Poribacteria bacterium, the genomic stretch CGGAATACCTGCCTCCTGCCACAATTTACTCCCGTTAGGACTCATTCGCTGCGCATAGAGTTGATCGTTGATGAAATTTTCGTACACCTGCCAAAGCACGATAATACCGCCTTCGCCATCGGCAATCACACGCGGTTCGCCTTGCATCCCTTCTGTTGGAGAGACGAGACGCGGACTCTCCCATAACGGTGTCGCGTCCAAACGCATCCGATACGCCATGATATGCCACGCGTCATATCCGATAACATCCCACCAAACCACATAGAAACCGCCTACCCCATCTGCAACCAGAATCGGCTCGCTCTGGAGAGATTCCGATGGAAAAACGGGGATCCCATCGGGTTTCCACATTGGTTCGCCTTTGGCATTAACCCGCTGGATATAAAGGTCTTGGAACTCAGAACTCCGACGTTCATCTTCCCAAATAAAAATGGCACCCCCTTCACCATCGCTCAAGATCGCCTGTGTTGATTGGTCAGCAGTATTTGTACAGATGGGAATCCCATCTGTTTGCCACAGAATCTCACCGTCGAGTGTCACTGCTTGGGCGTAAATATCCCAGTTGCTTCTATCGCGTCTGTCGTTCCAGACAACAATCGCGTGTCTATCGTGTCGAATCATCCGTAAACGACGTTGATTTCTATCCACTGTGCAAACTGCTATACCGTTCTGTTCCCAACGCGTTGTGTTGGTGGAGTCAACACGTTGGGCGTAAACATCCCAATCCTTGCCGGTCCGATAATCCTCCCACATAACGATAACACCTCCTTCACCGTCATCCACGACCCATGGAAGGAATTGTCCGTCTATAGCAGTTGAAACCGGAACTTCAGCCGCCGTGGTCCTGTACAATAGGCAAGAACCTACGAGTAATAGGAGTATTAAAAATTGTTTCAGTCGATGAAAAGTGTTTTGGGTGTCCATAAGTTGACCAAGACTCCCTTTGTATACAGATTGAGTTCTTCCCAGTGTTGGATGGGAATTTCAATGTGAGCGAGTGCTGCTGTCGGCATTCGTTCAATGTGACCGGTCAGATGGCTCACGAGTTGTTCCATTGTAGGGTTGTGTCCAACCACCATAACGCACTGATATTTGTTCGGAAGTGCCTGTAGTGTTTCAAAGTAAACTCCCGGTACAGTGTCATAAAATGCATCTAATTTTTCTACTTTTCCGATATAACCGGACGTTTTTGCGACTTTACTCGCTGTTTTTCTTGCACGCTTTGCCGATGAGGTGAGGATCCGGTCAGGAATTAATCCCTCTTGACGCAAGTGTTCACCCATACGCGGCGCATCGCGTTTACCGCGTCTATTGAGAG encodes the following:
- a CDS encoding histidine phosphatase family protein; the encoded protein is MKTLLILRHAKSSWNYPELSDYDRPLNRRGKRDAPRMGEHLRQEGLIPDRILTSSAKRARKTASKVAKTSGYIGKVEKLDAFYDTVPGVYFETLQALPNKYQCVMVVGHNPTMEQLVSHLTGHIERMPTAALAHIEIPIQHWEELNLYTKGVLVNLWTPKTLFID